The region CATTCGCGTTCCTCGTTGTCGGTTCGGCGGGCGGAGCGCCCGCCGGGAACGATAGGCCAAGCGTGCGGGGGATTCAAGTCCGACGGGGGGCGGGATCAGAGATCCTGAGTCGGCTCCTCGTCGCCCCAGGCGACCACTCGGTTGCGGCCTTGTCCCTTGGCCCGGTAGAGCGCCTGGTCGGCGCGCTCGAGCATGTCTTCGAAGACGTTGGAGCCGAAGAGCGGCGTCCGGGAATGTTCGGCTACGCCGATGCTCACGGTGTTGTCGAGGCGCGCGCCGCCTTCCTCGCAGGGGGTACGGACCACAGCCAGACGGATACGGTCGGCCAGGAGACGTGCTTCCTCGGTGTTGGAGCCGGGGGCCAGAACCACGAACTCCTCGCCTCCGGCCCGGGCCAGGAGGTCCGAGGTCCGGATGTTGGCCGCCACCACCCGGGTCAGATGCACCAGGAAGCGGTCGCCGACGAGGTGCCCGTGCTGGTCGTTGACCCGCTTGAAATGGTCGATGTCGATCATCAGGCAGGAGAAGGAGGCCCCGGAGCGCAACGCGACCTGCAACAGGCGGGGGCCTTCCGTGACCAGGAAACGGCGGTTGTGGATTCCGGTGAGTTGGTCCGTGATCGTGGCCTGTTCGAGAGCCTCGATGTGCTCCTGGGTGGTTTCGGACATGCGGTTGAAACTTTGGCCCAGGAGTCGGAATTCCAGCGGCGAGTCGCGGAATGTCTCCATATCCACCGTGGTTCCGTAGCGGCCTTCGTGGATGTCCTGGGCCGCGCGCAGCAGGCGCCCCAGGGGATCGATGATGCGCCGCGCCAGGAGGCGGGCCAGAAACAGGGCCGCCAACAGGGCCAGGGCCAGGCCTGAAAGGATGAGCAGCAGGGCCCAGACCCAGGACAACCCCTCGCCCACGGCCACCAGCGCCGCCACGGCCACCAGGGTCGGCGTCAGGAGCAGGCCCCAGCCGCAGAGCCGCAACAGTCCCTGGATGTGCTGGGTCTGGAAGATCAGGCGGGAGGCGCGATCGTCGTCCATGGTCTAACCTCGCGCCTTGTGCTCGCGCAGGCGTTCGCGCAGCTCACGCACCGCCAGACCCGCTTCCCCGGAATGGTCCTCGTATTCGATGACCGCTCCGCCGGAGGTGTGCAGGGCCACAGCCTTGCCGTTGACCTCCACGTGGGTGATGTCGCGGTAGTAGACGTCCAGGGTTCCGGCGTCGCGCATCTCATACGCCAGGGGCAGGTAGGAAAGCGGCGGAAAGATGCGGCCCTCCTTGCGGGCCACCACCAGAAAGTCCTGGCGCGGCGCCATGAGGGTCAGGAGCACGTGGTCCGGCAGGCTTTTGACCAGCCAGTGGTTCAGGCAGCCGCCGTACTCCAGGACGGGAAAGGCCGGTTCGCCCGGAGCCAGGCCGCATTCCCGACGGGCCTCGTCCTCCAGCAATTCCAGCAGGTCTTCGCGGAATCCGTCGTAGAGGCCGCGGATGAGCCTGGCCCCATGCATGTCGGCCAGGAGCGGAACCAGAACCAGGAATGCGCCCGGGCCCTGGAACAGGAGCAGTCCCCCGGCCAGGCACAGGGCGTAGGCCAGGGTCTTGAGGCCGGGGCTGGCGGCGAAGCGGAGGAAAAGGCGGTCCCGGAGGTCCACGAGCGGCTCCCTGCGCTGAATGGCCGAGCTATAAATGGCTGCGCGGGCCGCGTCAACGAGCCTGCGGGTTCAGGCCGGACCGTCGAGCAGGGCCTCGACCCAGGGCAGCAGACTCGCGGTCATGGCTTCCACCCCCAGGGCGTTGGGGTGCAGACCGTCCGGCAGAGTCAGCGCCGGGTCGCCGAAATAGGGTTCCAGGATGTCCGGGTAAAGCGGCAGGCCGAGTCGGGCGGAGAGGCGCGGGAAGAGCGCCTGGAATTCCCGGCCGTAGGTTTCGTCCACCCAAGGCAGGGCGCGCACGCCGACCAGGAGCACGGCCGAGCCCGCTCGTCGCAGACCGGTGGCCATGGCCGCCAGATTGCCTTCGGTCTCCTCGGGAGGAACCAACTGGTGGCAGTCGTTGGCCCCGAATTCCAGCAGCGTGGCGCGGGGAGAGTTGGCCAGGACGTCGTCCAGCCGACGCAATCCGTCGGCCGAGGTCTCACCGGAAATCCCTAGGTTCAGTGCGCGGAGTTCGCGGCCGTCCGCGCGCAGGAGCGCCTCCAGGCGGGCGGGCAGGGCTCGGGCGGCGGGCAGGCCGTACCCGGCGAAGAGGCTGTCTCCGAAACAAGCCAGGCGT is a window of Desulfovibrio aminophilus DSM 12254 DNA encoding:
- a CDS encoding GGDEF domain-containing protein, whose protein sequence is MDDDRASRLIFQTQHIQGLLRLCGWGLLLTPTLVAVAALVAVGEGLSWVWALLLILSGLALALLAALFLARLLARRIIDPLGRLLRAAQDIHEGRYGTTVDMETFRDSPLEFRLLGQSFNRMSETTQEHIEALEQATITDQLTGIHNRRFLVTEGPRLLQVALRSGASFSCLMIDIDHFKRVNDQHGHLVGDRFLVHLTRVVAANIRTSDLLARAGGEEFVVLAPGSNTEEARLLADRIRLAVVRTPCEEGGARLDNTVSIGVAEHSRTPLFGSNVFEDMLERADQALYRAKGQGRNRVVAWGDEEPTQDL
- a CDS encoding arylesterase; this encodes MALQRLACFGDSLFAGYGLPAARALPARLEALLRADGRELRALNLGISGETSADGLRRLDDVLANSPRATLLEFGANDCHQLVPPEETEGNLAAMATGLRRAGSAVLLVGVRALPWVDETYGREFQALFPRLSARLGLPLYPDILEPYFGDPALTLPDGLHPNALGVEAMTASLLPWVEALLDGPA